The stretch of DNA NNNNNNNNNNNNNNNNNNNNNNNNNNNNNNNNNNNNNNNNNNNNNNNNNNNNNNNNNNNNNNNNNNNNNNNNNNNNNNNNNNNNNNNNNNNNNNNNNNNNNNNNNNNNNNNNNNNNNNNNNNNNNNNNNNNNNNNNNNNNNNNNNNNNNNNNNNNNNNNNNNNNNNNNNNNNNNNNNNNNNNNNNNNNNNNNNNNNNNNNNNNNNNNNNNNNNNNNNNNNNNNNNNNNNNNNNNNNNNNNNNNNNNNNNNNNNNNNNNNNNNNNNNNNNNNNNNNNNNNNNNNNNNNNNNNNNNNNNNNNNNNNNNNNNNNNNNNNNNNNNNNNNNNNNNNNNNNNNNNNNNNNNNNNNNNNNNNNNNNNNNNNNNNNNNNNNNNNNNNNNNNNNNNNNNNNNNNNNNNNNNNNNNNNNNNNNNNNNNNNNNNNNNNNNNNNNNNNNNNNNNNNNNNNNNNNNNNNNNNNNNNNNNNNNNNNNNNNNNNNNNNNNNNNNNNNNNNNNNNNNNNNNNNNNNNNNNNNNNNNNNNNNNNNNNNNNNNNNNNNNNNNNNNNNNNNNNNNNNNNNNNNNNNNNNNNNNNNNNNNNNNNNNNNNNNNNNNNNNNNNNNNNNNNNNNNNNNNNNNNNNNNNNNNNNNNNNNNNNNNNNNNNNNNNNNNNNNNNNNNNNNNNNNNNNNNNNNNNNNNNNNNNNNNNNNNNNNNNNNNNNNNNNNNNNNNNNNNNNNNNNNNNNNNNNNNNNNNNNNNNNNNNNNNNNNNNNNNNNNNNNNNNNNNNNNNNNNNNNNNNNNNNNNNNNNNNNNNNNNNNNNNNNNNNNNNNNNNNNNNNNNNNNNNNNNNNNNNNNNNNNNNNNNNNNNNNNNNNNNNNNNNNNNNNNNNNNNNNNNNNNNNNNNNNNNNNNNNNNNNNNNNNNNNNNNNNNNNNNNNNNNNNNNNNNNNNNNNNNNNNNNNNNNNNNNNNNNNNNNNNNNNNNNNNNNNNNNNNNNNNNNNNNNNNNNNNNNNNNNNNNNNNNNNNNNNNNNNNNNNNNNNNNNNNNNNNNNNNNNNNNNNNNNNNNNNNNNNNNNNNNNNNNNNNNNNNNNNNNNNNNNNNNNNNNNNNNNNNNNNNNNNNNNNNNNNNNNNNNNNNNNNNNNNNNNNNNNNNNNNNNNNNNNNNNNNNNNNNNNNNNNNNNNNNNNNNNNNNNNNNNNNNNNNNNNNNNNNNNNNNNNNNNNNNNNNNNNNNNNNNNNNNNNNNNNNNNNNNNNNNNNNNNNNNNNNNNNNNNNNNNNNNNNNNNNNNNNNNNNNNNNNNNNNNNNNNNNNNNNNNNNNNNNNNNNNNNNNNNNNNNNNNNNNNNNNNNNNNNNNNNNNNNNNNNNNNNNNNNNNNNNNNNNNNNNNNNNNNNNNNNNNNNNNNNNNNNNNNNNNNNNNNNNNNNNNNNNNNNNNNNNNNNNNNNNNNNNNNNNNNNataataatgataataataataataataattaaaatataaattttatttataatttattactatactttattgtaatttaatattagtattttattttttaaataattaaattaataattctaataataaactaactttaaaatataacaaacaaaaaaaaaaaaaccaacccagtgggaggtcgcttccccaggaaacGACCCCCTATTAACATAAAGTAGGGCATTTGgggaataaaaaataaaaaagggatATAAGGATACAAATCCCCTAATCGGGAGCCAAGTCTATTGGATATATTTTATAGAAATCTTTATAATtagtcaattaattaaaaaattataaataattagttaaattaatatGGATTTCGTTAACAATTTGTCTTTAGGATGTCTTTTGGATAAAAGATTGGGAAGATTAGATCATAatactttaattatatttttttatttatagattttgcacaaaacaaatatttattttcggtcaattaattaagatattttctttcaatacttaattaattaaaaaaatatatttttcattaatagtttgtcttttaaatattttttgataaaaattaaaaaaaaattataatttattatataaattatacacaaaacaaatattttttattaattaattaattaaaaaatatttttttacaaaattaagtaattaaaaactgtatatatattttattaattttgtgtcTTTTGAATAtctgttaaataaaatttaaaacgccttttttacttaaaatttttgaagaaaatcataaTATACAGGTCATAACTTACTATATAAATCtacacaataaatattttttgtcaccttacttaaaaaattatatttaacgaattaattaatttaaaaagacATGTATATAGCATTAATAAAGTCTATgtttaatatatcttaaattaaagcttaaataaaattatattgtcataattataatttactgtATAAAAATACACACAAGACAAACGTTTTATTATTGGtccaatattttaaaattttggaactttttatacaaaataaagtattaattaatataattttttacaattaaataatagtaaatattttaattaaaatacatctagaaaaaagttatatttaaataatttcactttactttgataatatttaaaaaatctgaaaatagtttaattataaaaagaaaaatccagtAACCAATTTATGTGCATTGTTGGTTAAATTAAATAGATAGAAATCCCAAAAGAATTCTAGACACACATTTTGTTGCACATAAAAAGTCAATAAAGGAGACATGTGATCCATCTCTTCAACGCTTGAACAACCCAACCATCTACCTCATCTCTTTACTGTTCTATGCTgtttttgtttctgtttttgAGAGACAGAAATGACAGAACTCACAAATCTAAGCTTAGACCTCATAGAGTTAATCCTATCTCATCTTCCAATTCCAACTTTGATTCAAGCTTCCACAGTTTGCAAACTATGGTACACCATTATCTCATCTCAATCTTTCTCTTCAAACCACAAACACCAACATCAACCTTGGTTTTTCCTTCATGGTATCCACAACATCTCTTCCAAAAATAATCAATCTTTTGCCTTTGATCCTTCTTCCAATTCATGGTTTCTTCTTCCAACACCCCAACAACCTCTTCATCACCCAAACAACACTTCCTTTATTGGTACTTCATCTTTCTTCTTTATTACTGCTCCTAACTTTCTCTACACACATATTCTTCACCCTCTTGTTTGGTACCCTACACCTCCTCTTCATTTTCCTAGGATTAACCCTCTTTTGGGTGTTTTTCATGATGGTTGTTCTGTTAAGTTTATTGTTGTTGGTGGTGTTAGGTTCATTGGTAACCTTGTTGATATAGAGGATCGTTTGGATGTTGAAATCTATGACCCTCTTTTGGGTTATTGGGATTTAGCTCCTCCTCTTCCTGATGATTTTAGATCTGGAAACTCTTCATCTTCCCTTTCATCTGCTTTGTTCAAGGGAAAGTTTTATGTTTTTGGGATTTATTCat from Cicer arietinum cultivar CDC Frontier isolate Library 1 chromosome 3, Cicar.CDCFrontier_v2.0, whole genome shotgun sequence encodes:
- the LOC101498573 gene encoding F-box/kelch-repeat protein At3g24760; translated protein: MTELTNLSLDLIELILSHLPIPTLIQASTVCKLWYTIISSQSFSSNHKHQHQPWFFLHGIHNISSKNNQSFAFDPSSNSWFLLPTPQQPLHHPNNTSFIGTSSFFFITAPNFLYTHILHPLVWYPTPPLHFPRINPLLGVFHDGCSVKFIVVGGVRFIGNLVDIEDRLDVEIYDPLLGYWDLAPPLPDDFRSGNSSSSLSSALFKGKFYVFGIYSCFVSCFDLKLGVWSDVRILRPYGVVFSFLIGCXXXXXXXXICNKSSGSSFNLWEVDEISMEFCEIGVMPHDLLCSLFDGDEDDKFASLKCVGLGDLIYVFNEDYHKMYPACVCEIRRDRGGRGGENGKCFWRRVPQLPSFMNKFHKVVSFCSTVSMHSILGEGQHHGLQ